Proteins encoded within one genomic window of Cucumis sativus cultivar 9930 chromosome 3, Cucumber_9930_V3, whole genome shotgun sequence:
- the LOC101222656 gene encoding uncharacterized protein LOC101222656 produces the protein MSFSCGIECVVVLGCLRWAWKRCTYIGSYDSATWPPATCDDFEPVPRVCRLILAVYESDLDNPQFLPSGGYRPNPEWLIKRVTYEQTMGQAPPYIIYVDHDHREIVLAIRGLNLVKESDYKLLLDNRLGMQMFDGGFVHHGLLKSATWLLNQESETLKRLWLENGSDYNMVFAGHSLGSGVASLLTVIVVNHRDLLGGIPRSKVRCYALAPARCMSLNLAVKYADVINSVILQDDFLPRTATPLEDIFKSIFCLPCLLFLVCLRDTFIPEGRKLRDQRRLYAPGRMYHIVERKFCRCGRFPPEIRTAIPVDGRFEHIVLSCHATSDHGIIWIEKEARKALELMKETADSTTTTIAPTIQKFERKRTLDKEHKDALERAVSLNVPHAVNSADDDASHEDDETREPPPSESGEFSTKTKPVSGRTNWNEVVEKLFHRNESGGLLLRKDVATAASEAPYQSQ, from the exons atgtcattttccTGCGGAATCGAGTGTGTTGTGGTTTTGGGTTGCTTAAGATGGGCTTGGAAGCGATGTACCTACATCGGCTCTTACGACAGTGCCACTTGGCCACCGGCCACTTGTGACGACTTTGAGCCAGTCCCTCGAGTCTGCCGTTTAATCCTCGCCGTTTACGAGTCCGATCTCGATAACcctcaatttcttccttctgGGGGTTACCGTCCCAACCCTGAATGGCTAATCAAACGCGTCACTTACGAGCAGACAATGGGTCAGGCTCCGCCGTACATAATCTACGTCGACCACGACCATCGTGAGATTGTTCTTGCCATTAGGGGTCTTAATTTAGTGAAAGAGAGTGATTACAAGCTGTTGTTGGATAATCGATTGGGGATGCAAATGTTTGATGGTGGGTTTGTTCATCATGGTCTTTTGAAATCCGCGACTTGGTTACTGAATCAAGAATCTGAGACGCTTAAACGTCTTTGGCTTGAGAATGGGTCGGATTACAATATGGTGTTTGCGGGTCATTCTTTGGGGTCTGGTGTGGCTTCGTTGTTGACTGTGATTGTGGTGAATCATCGGGACCTGTTGGGTGGTATTCCGAGGAGTAAAGTTCGGTGCTATGCGCTGGCGCCGGCCAGATGTATGTCGCTTAATTTGGCTGTGAAATATGCAGATGTGATTAATTCTGTCATTCTGCAG GATGATTTCTTGCCAAGAACTGCCACACCCTTGGAAGATATATTCAAGTCAATCTTTTG TTTGCCTTGCCTATTATTTCTGGTTTGCTTGAGGGACACTTTCATACCCGAGGGTCGAAAGCTCCGGGATCAAAGAAGACTTTACGCACCCGGAAGAATGTATCAtattgttgaaagaaaattttgcaG ATGTGGGAGGTTTCCTCCTGAAATTAGAACTGCTATTCCTGTTGATGGAAGATTTGAACATATTGTCCTGTCATGTCATGCCACATCTGATCATGGTATAATATGgatagaaaaagaagcaaGGAAAGCCTTGGAA TTAATGAAAGAAACTGCTGACAGTACAACAACTACAATTGCGCCAACAATACAGAAATTTGAGAGGAAGCGGACCCTTGATAAAGAACACAAAGATGCTTTGGAAAGAGCTGTTAGTCTGAATGTACCTCATGCTGTGAATTCAGCGGACGACGATGCTTCTCATGAAGACGATGAAACACGAGAGCCTCCTCCTAGCGAAAGTGGAGAATTCTCAACGAAGACGAAACCTGTTTCTGGCAGGACAAACTGGAACGAAGTGGTTGAAAAGCTATTTCATCGAAACGAATCAGGAGGTCTTCTTCTTAGAAAAGATGTAGCAACAGCAGCAAGTGAAGCCCCCTATCAGTCTCAATAG
- the LOC101222417 gene encoding GDSL esterase/lipase At5g37690, with protein sequence MGMMMRSMITIGHGFAASMLIGGVMVLFVGFKVCEAKSSELVTYVFGDSLTEVGNNNFLNSLARSDYPWYGVDYNGGQPTGRFTNGRTIGDIISEKLGIEAPPPYLSLTKDDDKLIHGVNYASGGAGILNDTGLYFIQRMTLDDQIQSFYQTKKAIARKIGEEAALQHCNQAIYFIGIGSNDYVNNFLQPFLADGQQYTHEDFLDLLLSTFQQQLTRLYELGARKMVIHGLGPLGCIPSQRVKSRKGQCLKRVNQWVQDFNSKVKTLTTTLNKNLPNSHLLFADTYPLVLDLITNPSAYGFKVSNTSCCNVDTSIGGLCLPNSKVCKNRSEYVFWDAFHPSDAANSVLAHQLFSTLFSSFSSSSPPTPSPSPSP encoded by the exons atggGGATGATGATGAGATCAATGATAACAATCGGCCATGGCTTTGCAGCTTCAATGTTGATTGGTGGTGTGATGGTGTTGTTTGTTGGATTTAAAGTATGTGAAGCAAAATCATCTGAGTTGGTGACTTATGTATTTGGGGATTCATTAACGGAGGTTGGAAACAACAACTTTTTGAATTCACTGGCAAGGTCTGATTATCCATGGTATGGGGTTGATTATAATGGTGGTCAACCAACTGGAAGATTCACTAATGGAAGAACCATTGGAGATATTATAT CTGAAAAGCTTGGAATTGAGGCGCCACCTCCATATCTATCTCTTACTAAAGATGACGATAAACTCATTCATGGCGTCAATTACGCTTCCGGCGGAGCAGGAATTCTCAACGACACCGGACTCTACTTT ATACAAAGAATGACGTTGGACGATCAGATCCAGAGTTTCTACCAAACCAAGAAGGCAATAGCaagaaaaattggagaagaagCTGCTCTTCAACATTGCAATCAAGCCATATATTTCATTGGAATTG GTAGCAATGACTATGTGAACAATTTCTTACAACCATTTTTGGCGGATGGACAGCAATACACCCATGAGGATTTCTTAGATCTCTTGCTTTCTACGTTCCAACAACAGCTTACG AGGCTTTACGAATTGGGTGCAAGAAAAATGGTGATACATGGGCTAGGGCCATTGGGATGCATTCCTTCACAAAGAGTGAAATCAAGAAAAGGGCAATGCCTAAAGAGGGTTAACCAATGGGTTCAAGATTTCAACTCCAAAGTCAAAACACTCACAACAACTCTCAACAAAAACCTTCCAAATTCACATCTTCTCTTTGCAGATACCTATCCTCTTGTTCTTGACCTCATCACCAATCCTTCAGCTTACg GTTTCAAAGTATCAAATACATCATGTTGCAATGTGGACACAAGCATTGGAGGGCTTTGCTTGCCAAACTCAAAAGTATGCAAAAATAGAAGTGAGTATGTGTTTTGGGATGCCTTTCATCCTTCTGATGCTGCCAATTCTGTTTTGGCTCATCAActcttttcaactttattctcttctttttcttcttcttctcctcctacACCCTCTCCTTCCCCTTCCCCTTAA